One window from the genome of Podospora pseudocomata strain CBS 415.72m chromosome 1 map unlocalized CBS415.72m_1.2, whole genome shotgun sequence encodes:
- the ROK1 gene encoding RNA-dependent ATPase rok1 (COG:A; EggNog:ENOG503NUDA), whose product MDILKILSRGTKPNPKNQTAKGSAAAVAATAKLPSAGAVPHPQLFNDPVSSSSRGKKRKRKNKSGDKDAEDDGPENDDEDDLSDVNFFAPPKPRTEAVQQHNEEDGEDQKKKKNKKRKVKTLDEDECKQILRSHRLKFTLLSESVGGVAELEARAVGEKKEKKKKSKEGGEEEGKEKGPKKGKLAQLWPQPLTAFGQLKYDYGINQTLADNITRQGFKVPTEVQMGALPLLLQPGTALGDKEMEKGVDFLAVAPTGSGKTITFLIPAIEGVLKARGEVNEGGEVKNELRAIVVAPTRELASQIVNEGRKLAIGTGVRVVLMKRGLRLQAEGRAEKAEEDSDSENEEEKPEEAEHVQGEDEEDKEDSDEEDGDDKKKDQKEKPLARVDILVTTPKILLNFLSDDGKLTNSKRTLPTVRSLILDEADVLLDPIFRKQTMAIWKSCVHPDVALTCWSATMASNIEALVTKHLSKRAKHFNISRPLIRLVVGLKDTAVPNVTHKLIYTATEQGKLLALRQLLHPASSSDSGPPLRPPFIVFTQTIDRAKALHKELQFDIPLEAGGQARIAVLHSSLSDQIRSKIMTKFRTGEVWVLITTDVLARGVDFAGVNGVVNYDVPTSAAGYVHRAGRTGRAGREGGVAVTFYTKEDIPFVKSVANVIAASEKQAGKAGSGEESVKKWLLDALPKVAKEDKRKLKVRGVEARRAGGKEASITTQSSWERRKENNKRQAIEASKKRKRMALQAEKQGGGKKKDDDGEEWGGLDD is encoded by the coding sequence CGGAaaacgacgacgaggacgacctAAGCGACGTCAACTTTTTCGCGCCGCCCAAGCCCAGGACTGAGGCTGTTCAGCAACAcaatgaagaggatggagaagaccaaaagaaaaagaagaacaaaaagcGCAAGGTCAAGACgctggacgaggacgaaTGCAAGCAGATTTTGAGGTCGCACAGGTTAAAATTTACGTTGCTGTCCGAGtcggttggtggtgttgctgagtTGGAGGCGCGGGCGGtaggggagaagaaggagaagaagaaaaagtcgaaggagggaggggaggaagagggcaaggaaaaggggcCCAAAAAGGGAAAACTTGCGCAACTCTGGCCCCAGCCTTTGACTGCGTTTGGGCAGCTGAAGTATGATTATGGGATCAATCAGACTTTGGCAGATAATATTACACGACAGGGGTTTAAAGTCCCCACGGAAGTGCAGATGGGCGCGCTGCCGCTTTTGTTGCAGCCGGGGACGGCGCTGGGGGAtaaggagatggagaagggggtggacTTTTTGGCTGTTGCGCCGACGGGGAGCGGGAAGACGATTACGTTTTTGATTCCGGCTATTGAGGGGGTTTTGAAGGctaggggggaggtgaatgaggggggagaggtcaAGAATGAACTGAGGGCGATTGTGGTTGCGCCTACGAGGGAGTTGGCGAGTCAGATTGTGAATGAGGGGAGAAAGTTGGCTATTGGgacgggggtgagggttgtgttgatgaagagggggttgagatTGCAGGCAGAGGGTAGAGCggagaaggctgaggaggatagTGACTCTGAGAatgaagaggagaagccaGAGGAGGCAGAGCACGTCcagggcgaggatgaggaagacaAGGAAGAcagtgacgaggaggatggcgacgacaagaagaaagatCAGAAAGAAAAACCTCTGGCGAGAGTCGACATCCTCGTTACCACCCCGAaaatcctcctcaactttCTGTCTGACGacggcaagctcaccaacTCCAAGAGAACCCTCCCCACAGTCCGaagcctcatcctcgacgaagccgacgtcctcctcgaccccATCTTCCGCAAGCAAACCATGGCCATCTGGAAGTCTTGCGTTCACCCCGACGTAGCCCTGACCTGCTGGTCAGCAACAATGGCCTCTAACATCGAGGCCTTGGTGACAAAACACCTCTCCAAACGCGCCAAACACTTCAACATCTCCCGCCCTCTCATTCGTCTGGTAGTCGGCCTCAAAGACACCGCCGTTCCCAACGTAACCCACAAGCTGATTTACACCGCCACCGAGCAAGGCAAGCTCCTGGCACTCcgacaactcctccacccagcctcctcttccgactcCGGCCCCCCATTGCGCCCCCCATTTATAGTGTTTACCCAAACTATTGACCGCGCCAAGGCCCTGCATAAAGAACTGCAATTCGACATCCCCCTCGAAGCGGGCGGGCAGGCCCGAATCGCAGTTCTTCACTCCTCGCTGAGTGACCAGATCCGCTCCAAAATCATGACAAAGTTCCGGACGGGTGAAGTCTGGGTTTTGATCACGACCGACGTCCTCGCCCGGGGCGTGGATTTTGCAGGTGTGAACGGTGTAGTTAACTATGACGTCCCTACTTCAGCGGCGGGGTATGTTCACCGTGCCGGGCGGACTGGTCGtgctgggagggagggtggtgtagCTGTTACTTTTTACACAAAGGAGGATATCCCGTTTGTGAAGTCGGTGGCGAACGTCATTGCTGCGAGTGAAAAGCAGGCTGGTAAGGCGGGCAGTGGGGAGGAGTCGGTCAAGAAGTGGCTTTTGGATGCGCTGCCCAAGGTTGCGAAGGAGGATaagaggaagttgaaggtgaggggtgtcgaggcgaggagggctgGAGGAAAAGAGGCGAGTATTACTACGCAGAGCagctgggagaggaggaaggagaatAATAAACGGCAGGCGATTGAGGCGAgtaagaagaggaagaggatggcgtTGCAGGCGGAGAAgcaaggtggtggaaagaagaaggatgatgatggggaggaatgGGGTGGGTTGGATGATTAG
- a CDS encoding uncharacterized protein (EggNog:ENOG503Q3T1; COG:S), which produces MCFGSKKNLYDGDDLPPRPAPGQAPQQPTYAPEPKASASASHQAQPQQHQHQQQYNQPPPPSPLSAVQPPASWNSNNLYSQTQATPHTMPVELPDSVHNSNAPAELPANDYAPPPGPPPSHTRPAVESYAPPPGPPPSHGTGNDYAPPLGPPPPHSHGAGDDFAPPPGPPPSHGASNDYAPPPGPPLPRNDYASIPPPSAPPIPAASKPQETKHDWESVVPDTSLFPPPPAFFAAYDSSHATNATEAEAEAGEAWCRQHPLSPPIDLDHHSLEAQNNHNPRLMVPDVFKGTLQFKEHGIWAGQTDRNATDSCIIGYPPLYTVKTHSPFTSPTPEKTIYYEVAITSAANPHEICLSLGFTALPYPSFRQPGWHRGSLAVHGDDGHKFINDRWGGKDFTGPFRVGERYGIGMTFTAVAGRMETEIFFTRNGLQAGRWNLHEEGDSTDLPVTGLEGYHDLSCAVGTYGGVGFEVIFRPETWLFLPEGYYPGKRG; this is translated from the exons ATGTGTTTCGGCAGCAAAAAGAACCTCtatgatggggatgatctTCCCCCACGACCAGCCCCAGGGCAGGCGCCTCAGCAGCCAACGTATGCACCTGAGCCAAAAGCAAGCGCTTCGGCATCACACCAGGCACAGccccagcagcatcagcatcagcagcaataTAAccagccgccgcctcctAGCCCCCTCTCTGCTGTTCAACCTCCAGCATCCTGGAATTCCAATAATCTGTACAGCCAGACACAAGCTACACCTCACACCATGCCCGTTGAGCTTCCCGACTCAGTCCACAACTCTAATGCACCAGCTGAGTTACCAGCCAACGACTATGCCCCTCCTCCGGggccgcctccttctcataCCCGGCCGGCCGTAGAGAGCTATGCGCCTCCTCCCGgaccacccccttctcacGGAACCGGGAATGACTACGCACCTCCCCTGggaccaccgccgccccatTCCCACGGAGCTGGTGACGactttgctcctcctcccgggCCTCCACCGTCTCACGGAGCTAGCAACGACTACGCCCCCCCTCCtggtcctcctctcccgcgtAATGACTACGCCTCcattccccctcccagcgCTCCTCCCATTCCCGCAGCATCTAAACCCCAGGAGACCAAGCACGACTGGGAGTCAGTCGTCCCCGAcacctctctctttccaccccctcctgcTTTCTTCGCGGCGTATGACTCCTCCCACGCAACCAACGCCACCgaggccgaagccgaagcagGCGAGGCATGGTGCCGTCAgcaccccctttccccgcCCATTGACCTCGACCACCACTCCCTGGAGGctcaaaacaaccacaacccccgtCTGATGGTCCCCGATGTGTTCAAGGGAACCCTCCAGTTCAAAGAGCACGGCATTTGGGCCGGTCAGACAGACAGGAACGCCACTGATTCTTg CATCATCGGCTATCCCCCCCTCTACACAGTAAAAACCCACTctcccttcacctcccccaccccagaGAAGACAATCTACTACGAAGTCGCCATCACTTCGGCCGCCAACCCCCACGAGATTTGTCTCAGTCTGGGGTTCACCGCCCTCCCTTACCCATCCTTCCGGCAGCCTGGCTGGCACCGCGGGTCGTTGGCTGTTCACGGTGATGACGGCCACAAGTTCATCAATGACCGGTGGGGAGGCAAGGACTTTACGGGACCGTTTAGAgtgggggagaggtatgGTATCGGTATGACTTTTACCGCGGTGGCAGGGAGGATGGAGACGGAGATTTTCTTTACGAGGAACGGGCTGCAGGCTGGGAGGTGGAATTTGCACGAGGAGGGTGACTCGACTGATTTGCCCGtgacggggttggaggggtatCATGATTTGAGTTGTGCGGTGGGCACGtatgggggggttggttttgagGTGATTTTTAGGCCGGAGACGTGGTTGTTTTTGCCGGAGGGGTATTATcctgggaagagggggtaG
- a CDS encoding uncharacterized protein (EggNog:ENOG503NZGD; COG:P) — MPLSPFCYYLRTSTRFPIKAHSHFPATSIFLIDPSNLKDTLILLIILHQHPPSSMKEPTSDKSWYTDRINSWIRSKPANHPSKQINSNQIPISNPSILEPTQSNSQHGASAMSANPGGTMPTPPAPGGADTTEDGCCGTPMPGTSSQPEQPGPVLGEAGDGKHPHEDSQPQREPGTKDSIPSRILRTIKFVLFHSKLNLLLVFVPIGIAVEQVPGISRGIIFGMNAVAIIPLAGLLSFATEAVARKLGDSLGALLNITFGNAVELIIFIALVKDEFRIVQASLLGSILANLLLILGMSFFLGGLRFREQIYNSTVTQMSACLLSLSVISLVLPTAFHASFNDSNLADAQSLKISRGTSVILLLVYIIYLLFQLLSHSYMYESTPQHIIDEEATPGPVANWLDSSSSESSSSSDSDSSDSDSSRETVGKRMRRAIKRHRKSSIISVDTSEGHSTTRTRTPTRSPSFGTTSEGQPSEETARNRISKPGTGVFEAHEDAIEDEKPPRHKKRDRYRRHKKHRKHHKHRKSRRNGSQEFMDQPIDEEAAVGIKAPLSPGEPRRVDFAMSQLTPNVEGMSEVVQTRSSPFQGLRGTLRPVARSLAPTVFTSPTDFSMPAVPSGPVPRVRYGIRRTNSLPDRLNQFGRPPGAMMPSQIPLAAVPNGAVADAEENVEELSRRSAVILLLVSTALVAVCAEFMVDSINGLVKTSSIGEIFIGLIILPIVGNAAEHVTAITVAMKNKMDLAIGVAVGSSIQIALFITPLIVIIGWIMDKPMTLYFTLFETVCLFVSAFITNFLVLDGRSNYLEGALLLATYVIISVVAFFYPNAEDTSAWGT, encoded by the exons ATGCCACTCTCTCCTTTCTGCTATTACTTGCGTACTTCAACACGTTTCCCCATCAAGGCTCACAGCCATTTCCCTGCCACTTCCATCTTCCTAATCGATCCGTCGAACTTAAAAGATACCTTGATACTTCTTAtcattcttcatcaacacccaccttCCTCGATGAAGGAACCCACCTCTGATAAATCTTGGTACACGGATAGAATTAACTCGTGGATAAGAAGCAAACCCGCGAATCACCCTTCCAAACAGATCAATTCAAACCAGATTCCCATCAGCAATCCATCCATCCTGGAGCCCACACAGTCCAACAGCCAGCATGGAGCATCAGCCATGTCTGCCAACCCCGGCGGCACCATGCCAACGCCGCCGGCCCCTGGTGGTGCCGACACGACAGAAGATGGTTGTTGCGGAACGCCCATGCCCGGTACATCATCGCAGCCCGAGCAGCCGGGGCCTGTCCTAGGCGAAGCGGGTGATGGGAAACACCCACACGAAGACTCTCAACCACAGCGGGAACCTGGAACCAAGGACAGCATCCCCAGTAGGATACTGCGCACTATCAAATTTGTCTTGTTCCATTCCAAACTGAACCTTTTGCTGGTTTTTGTCCCCATCGGCATCGCCGTCGAGCAAGTCCCGGGCATTTCTCGGGGCATCATTTTTGGCATGAATGCCGTCGCCATCATACCTCTTGCTGGTCTCTTGAGCTTTGCTACCGAAGCCGTAGCGCGCAAGCTCGGCGACTCCCTTGGCGCATTGCTGAACATTACTTTTGGTAATGCGGTAGAGCTAATCATCTT CATTGCTTTGGTCAAG GATGAATTCCGTATCGTTCAGGCCTCTCTTCTTGGGTCTATCTTGGCCAACTTGTTACTGATTCTGGGCATGTCGTTCTTCCTTGGCGGTCTTCGCTTCCGGGAACAGATCTACAACAGCACCGTCACCCAGATGAGTGCTTGTCTATTGAGTTTGAGTGTGATCAGCTTGGTGTTGCCA ACTGCATTCCATGCTTCGTTTAACGACTCGAACCTAGCAGATGCCCAATCTCTCAAGATCAGCCGTGGTACTAGTGTG ATTCTTCTGTTGGTGTATATCATATATCTCCTCTTTCAACTTCTGTCACATTCATACATGTACGAGTCGACACCACAGCACATCATTGATGAGGAGGCAACACCTGGACCGGTCGCCAACTGGTTGGACTCGTCAAGTTCAGAGAGCAGCTCGTCGAGTGACTCAGATTCTTCCGACTCTGATTCATCACGAGAAACTGTTGGCAAGAGAATGAGACGAGCTATCAAGCGCCATCGCAAGTCCAGCATCATTTCAGTCGACACGAGTGAAGGCCACAGCACTACTCGCACGCGAACCCCTACTAGAAGTCCCTCTTTCGGTACTACGAGCGAGGGACAGCCTTCTGAGGAGACCGCAAGGAACCGTATTTCCAAGCCTGGAACCGGGGTCTTTGAGGCGCACGAGGATGCCATTGAAGATGAAAAGCCACCTCGTCACAAGAAGCGCGATCGTTACCGGAGACACAAGAAGCATCGCAAACATCACAAGCACCGCAAGTCACGGAGAAACGGCTCCCAAGAATTCATGGACCAACCCATTGACGAGGAAGCAGCTGTTGGGATTAAGGCTCCCCTCTCACCTGGCGAGCCTCGGAGAGTCGATTTCGCCATGTCACAATTGACCCCGAATGTTGAGGGCATGAGTGAAGTCGTTCAGACCCGAAGCAGTCCGTTCCAGGGACTTCGTGGGACACTGCGACCTGTCGCTCGCAGCCTTGCGCCCACAGTATTTACCAGTCCCACTGATTTCTCGATGCCGGCCGTACCCTCTGGTCCAGTGCCTCGTGTTCGTTATGGAATTCGTCGTACGAACTCGCTGCCCGACCGCCTAAACCAGTTCGGCCGCCCTCCCGGCGCGATGATGCCCTCTCAGATTCCTCTGGCCGCCGTCCCGAACGGCGCTGTGGCTGATGCCGAGGAAAATGTTGAAGAGCTCTCCCGTCGGAGCGCAGTCATCTTGCTGCTCGTATCGACCGCTCTTGTAGCTGTTTGTGCCGAGTTCATGGTCGACTCAATCAACGGTCTTGTCAAGACCAGCAGCATCGGCGAAATCTTCATTGGTCTCATCATTCTGCCCATCGTTGGCAACGCAGCCGAGCACGTCACTGCTATCACCGTTGCcatgaagaacaagatggatTTGGCCATCGGCGTGGCCGTGGGCAGCTCGATTCAGATCGCCCTCTTCATCACGCCGCTGATTGTGATTATCGGCTGGATCATGGACAAACCCATGACGTTGTATTTTACGCTCTTTGAGACCGTTTGCTTGTTTGTCTCGGCGTTTATCACTAACTTTTTGGTGTTGGATGGGAGGAGTAATTACCTTGAGGGGgctctgctgctggcgaCTTACGTTATCATCAGCGTGGTGGCGTTTTTTTATCCGAATGCAGAGGATACGAGTGCGTGGGGGACGTAG
- the MSK1 gene encoding mitochondrial lysine-tRNA synthetase (COG:J; EggNog:ENOG503NUPU) translates to MRPSPSLQFLRPYARVPVPHAAAFPHLRRAQLSQRCSFHLARQQELEQAGVLKYPRIRNDGGEIMRVPDFRAKYQDIQQGVVAEEEVTLRGRVESVRRAGSKLVFIDMRSEFENVQGLCNLGKLVDGTTGSGLKNLARLLNRGDIISVTGKATRTKTGELSIQATQLPEVLTPSLVPRPEKVEDTLHRHIDMLANRRTVDTLRLRSYITRYLRDFFHERNFLEFQTPILSGNAGGAVARPFTMHAEAVSKDVTLRIAPELWLKRLVVGGVDRVFELGPAFRNEGIDQTHNPEFTICEFYHAYANLQDLITITQDLIRGVAEHCAKLISNGTLSSLPEISDLSIYQQPFQQAEFIPTLQDKLGFTFPDLTTPSAHSDLFSLLNSNSVPPFEGQDHFPLPKLLDKLAERYIEPLSLTTPLFITHHPVVMSPLSKSFLCPKTNQHVSARTELFVKGKELANMYEEENDPFAQREKFAEQIRQKDVEEGQKVEVDESFCYALASGLPPTGGWGCGVERLVMLMAGTGRISEVLSFGNLRNVVVGGSNAAVGGVTGEEREKKGE, encoded by the exons ATGAGACCATCACCGAGTCTCCAGTTCCTGCGGCCGTACGCCCGGGTACCAGTCCCTCACGCGGCGGCGTTCCCGCACCTCCGCCGCGCTCAGCTGTCGCAGCGTTGCTCCTTCCACCTTGCTCGGCAGCAGGAACTGGAGCAGGCTGGTGTCCTCAAGTATCCCCGTATCCGaaatgatggtggtgagattATGCGCGTCCCCGACTTCCGGGCCAAGTATCAGGACATTCAGCAGGGCGTTgtggcggaagaggaggtcaCCTTGCGAGGACGGGTCGAGTCTGTCCGTCGTGCCGGGTCGAAACTCGTCTTTATTGATATGAGGAGCGAGTTTGAGAATGTTCAAGGACTATGTAACCTGGGGAAGCTGGTCGATGGTACGACTGGTTCTGGTTTGAAGAATTTAGCCCGGTTGCTGAACAGGGGTGATATCATTT CTGTCACGGGCAAGGCCACGCGAACCAAGACAGGCGAGCTCTCCATCCAAGCCACCCAGCTTCCTGAAGTTTTGACGCCGAGCTTGGTGCCCCGGCCGGAGAAGGTTGAAGATACCCTGCATCGTCATATTGACATGCTGGCCAACCGTAGAACCGTAGATACCCTTCGTCTGCGGTCCTACATTACTCGCTATCTCCGAGACTTCTTTCACGAGCGCAACTTCCTTGAGTTTCAGACTCCTATCCTCTCTGGCAATGCTGGCGGTGCCGTGGCCAGGCCATTCACCATGCATGCTGAAGCAGTGAGCAAAGATGTCACTCTCCGCATTGCCCCTGAGCTGTGGCTCAAGCGTCTCGTCGTCGGAGGTGTAGACCGCGTGTTTGAGCTCGGCCCGGCGTTCCGCAACGAGGGCATCGACCAAACCCACAACCCAGAGTTCACCATCTGCGAGTTCTACCACGCCTACGCAAACCTCCAggacctcatcaccatcacccaagaTCTCATCCGCGGCGTTGCCGAGCACTGCGCTAAGCTCATCTCCAATGGCACCTTGTCCTCACTCCCCGAAATCTCCGACCTGTCCATCTACCAACAACCCTTTCAACAAGCAGAATtcatccccaccctccaaGACAAGTTGGGGTTCACCTTCCCCGACTtgaccaccccctccgcccacTCGGACCTTTTTTCGCTTCTCAACTCAAACTCGGTCCCCCCTTTTGAGGGCCAAGaccacttccccctccccaaactcctcgacaagctggCCGAGCGGTACATTGAACCCCtgtccctcaccacccccttgttcatcacccaccaccccgtcgtcatgtcccccctttccaaatCCTTCCTCTGCCCCAAGACGAACCAGCACGTCTCGGCAAGGACAGAGCTTTTTGTCAAGGGGAAGGAGCTGGCGAACATGtacgaggaggagaacgaTCCGTTTGCCCAGAGGGAGAAGTTTGCGGAGCAGATCAGGCagaaggatgtggaggaggggcagaaggtggaggtggatgagagTTTTTGCTATGCGCTGGCGAGCGGGCTGCCGCCGacagggggttgggggtgtggagtggagaggttggtcaTGCTGAtggcggggacggggaggattAGTGAGGTGTTAAGTTTTGGGAATCTGAGgaatgtggtggtgggggggagtaatgctgctgttgggggggttacgggggaggaaagggagaagaagggggagtaG
- the TIM10 gene encoding protein transporter tim10 (COG:U; EggNog:ENOG503P6VS) yields the protein MTKCWNPQASQQPHRFFCLPETNIHASLLNPPLLTFPYRDTINRPLLLLNPITTNPQIPPKMFGFGQPKLSSEEKIAAVENEIKVMTEMQTRMAKICSQKCLDSTYREGELSKGEASCLDRCSAKFFEAHTTISEQLQKEQAAKGGMMGR from the exons ATGACGAAGTGTTGGAACCCgcaagccagccagcagccgcATCGGTTTTTTTGTTTGCCAGAAACCAACATCCATGCAAGCCTCTTGAACCCTCCTCTTTTGACATTCCCATATCGTGATACCATCAACCgaccccttctccttcttaaCCCCataacaaccaacccccaaataCCACCCAAAATGTTCGGATTCGGCCAACCCAAGCTCTCCTccgaggagaagattgcCGCCGTCGAGAACGAGATCAAGGTCATGACCGAGATGCAGACCCG CATGGCCAAGATCTGCTCCCAAAAGTGCCTCGACTCTACATACCGGGAAGGCGAGCTCTCCAAGGGCGAGGCCTCGTGCCTCGACCGGTGCAGCGCCAAGTTCTTCGAGGCgcacaccaccatctcggAGCAACTCCAAAAGGAGCAGGCCGCCAAGGGTGGCATGATGGGGCGGTAA